The following is a genomic window from Coleofasciculus sp. FACHB-1120.
TGTTTGACAATGAATATGATTTAGCCCTGGCTGTGATGGAGGGCATGGAATCACGAAGTGAACAAGGTGGGTATACGATGGAGCGTTTTAGGTTTAAATCATCCTAGCTACTTACATTCACTAAGGCGAATACTCGCGCACAACTTCAATAGGATTGGTATAGAGATTTTGCTAATCCTTCTTGAATAAATCTATCGGATTATTTCTCAAGGAAATTAAAGTTACACCGGGTGACAGAGGAAGCTATAAAGTTGAAAATGATATTTTGTAATTGTCAGGCAACAAAAGAAGTTTAAATAAACGGTTCATTTAGCTTCATTTTCAGACACATATCAATTACTTAACTCTAATTTTGCCCTAGGTGGGCACAGGAGAATATTATGGAACGTCCAATTGAATTGTCTTTAGAGCAAGAATTTAGCCTAATTTCTTTTGCAGATCAAGTGCAGCATATGTCTCGCGAGCAAGCTCAACAATTTTTGCTCCAGCTACACAAGCAGATGATAATTCGAGACAATATCTATCAGAACCTGCTGAAGCATCAATGGGGACTGGATTCAATTCTAGGATCTGTGTAAAGCTTGAAGATGTAAAGCTTGAAAGCGATCGCGTAAACTCTCCTAAACTTTGAAAAATTACATATATATCAGTAAAGCCCTGGTTTACAGCCAGGGCTTTGTTGTTAGCTTTGGTTTTTAAATACTTACACGCCTTGGTTTAACGCTGACGTGCAGGGTCATGGTTCTGCTTGCGGAACAGATTAGCTAGACCGATTAGACCCAGCAAGCCTAGCCAGCCCCAACTGGAGTTGCGATCGCGTCTTTCAGACTGAACTCCTTGGTAAGAAGTGGTGTCTGTAGTAGCGCCATTGGGAGTTGTGCTACCGGGAACCGTAGTTGTATCTGAAGTGGTACTCCCAGGTGTTGTAGTTGTGGCGTCAGGAGCAGCAGTAGTCCCTGAAGTTGCGCCCCCAGGCGTTGTAACTGTGCCGTAAGGAGCAGTAGAAGTCCCAGAAGTAGTGCCACCTGC
Proteins encoded in this region:
- a CDS encoding NblA/ycf18 family protein codes for the protein MERPIELSLEQEFSLISFADQVQHMSREQAQQFLLQLHKQMIIRDNIYQNLLKHQWGLDSILGSV